One stretch of Procambarus clarkii isolate CNS0578487 chromosome 35, FALCON_Pclarkii_2.0, whole genome shotgun sequence DNA includes these proteins:
- the LOC138371345 gene encoding uncharacterized protein, with product MTLGEEAEQVFAYLSRYNSTTKNMLKAERTEELTEGAVFWNHRKIDGLARALVTRLRKARETEITVSNEIDKLDVQKSLIQEWRSDLQMICKELELNTGTTSKNIKYSIEAVADSIRHRKNLIATDAASSKMRSSLRHRNECDRKKLQGFIKIYNSENSEILSEKDAIEGILPWHNLLPHHSQNVSLAQKRRQ from the exons atgactttaggggaagaggcagagcaagtgtttgcatacctctcacgatacaactctacaactaaaaacatgctgaaagctg aaagaacagaagaactcacagagggtgcagtcttttggaaccatcgaaaaattgatggactggctcgtgcattagttactcgactcagaaag gccagagagacggaaataacagtttcaaatgagatcgacaaacttgatgttcaaaagtcattgattcaagaatggcgatctgacctacaaatgatttgtaaggagttagagttaaacactggaacaacctcgaagaacataaaatattctatcgaggcagttgcagactctatcaggcatcgcaaaaatctgattgccactgatgcag catccagtaaaatgcgctcttccctccggcacagaaatgagtgtgataggaaaaagcttcaaggcttcataaaaatctacaatagtgaaaactctgaaattctcagtgaaaaggatgcaatagaaggtatcctgccatggcacaatttattgcctcatcatagccaaaatg tgtcccttgctcaaaaaagaaggcagtag